A genomic stretch from Numida meleagris isolate 19003 breed g44 Domestic line chromosome 2, NumMel1.0, whole genome shotgun sequence includes:
- the IRX4 gene encoding iroquois-class homeodomain protein IRX-4 has product MSTNSLTPCCESGGRTLPESGPAAPAQTPVYCPVYESRLLATARHELNSAAALGVYGGPYGGPQGYGNYVTYGTEAPAFYSLVSGAGGRQRTAAAPSSALPESGGLRAARCLLQNTLEAKDGGGSAHAGISPAAAYYPYEHSLSQYQYDRYGAMDGGTRRKNATRETTSTLKAWLQEHRKNPYPTKGEKIMLAIITKMTLTQVSTWFANARRRLKKENKMTWPPRNKCSDEKRPYEEEEEEEEECSQEDAMKSEKAEEPTGKEEKELELSDLEDLDAAESESSECEMRRPFPLPHPHPQPLPGGGPPPRAEPPAVAAEEEEEEAAERARGCLKPAAEECEAALLGARPRGCEAKLCFPQGQPLLEAKPRIWSLAHTATSLNQAEYPSCMLKRPGGSAAAAVSAPVNVMDRHQDSPVTNLRNWVDGVFHDPLFRHSTLNQALSNTTVSWATTKGAILETGALGRSVGNGANVLKGQLANLAHQDSSKEFLAFPKAGSKMFCS; this is encoded by the exons ATGAGCACCAACTCCCTAACGCCCTGCTGCGAGTCCGGCGGCCGCACGCTGCCCGAGTCGGGCCCGGCCGCCCCCGCGCAGACGCCGGTCTATTGTCCCGTCTACGAGAGCCGCCTGCTCGCTACCGCCCGCCACGAGCTCAACTCCGCCGCCGCCCTGGGGGTCTACGGCGGCCCCTACGGCGGCCCCCAGGGCTACGGGAACTACGTGACCTACGGCACCGAGGCGCCCGCCTTCTACTCGCTGGTAAGCGGGGCGGGGGGCAGGCAGCGCACGGCCGCCGCTCCCTCCTCGGCCCTGCCCGAGAGCGGGGGGCTGAGGGCGGCGAGGTGTCTCTTGCAGAACACTTTGGAGGCGAAGGACGGCGGCGGCTCTGCGCATGCGGGCATCTCCCCGGCGGCTGCCTACTACCCCTACGAGCACAGCCTCAGCCAGTACCAGTACGACAG GTACGGGGCCATGGACGGTGGCACGCGGCGGAAGAACGCCACCCGGGAGACCACCAGCACGCTGAAggcctggctgcaggagcaccgCAAGAACCCCTACCCCACCAAGGGCGAGAAGATCATGCTGGCCATCATCACCAAGATGACCCTCACCCAGGTCTCCACCTGGTTCGCCAACGCCCGCCGCCGCCTCAAGAAGGAGAACAAGATGACGTGGCCGCCTCGGAACAAGTGCTCGGACGAGAAGCGGCCCTacgaggaagaggaggaggaggaggaggaatgctCGCAGGAAGACGCCATGAAGAGCGAGAAGGCCGAGG AGCCCACGggcaaggaggagaaggagctggagcTCAGCGACCTGGAGGATTTGGACGCCGCCGAGTCGGAGAGCTCCGAGTGCGAGATGAGGCGGCCCTTCCCGCTCCCGCATCCTCATCCGCAGCCACTGCCCGGCGGCGgtcccccgccccgcgccgagCCCCCCGCCGTCGCCGccgaagaggaggaggaggaggcggcggaaCGGGCCCGCGGCTGTCTGAAGCCGGCGGCGGAGGAGTGCGAGGCGGCCCTGCTCGGAGCTCGGCCGCGCGGCTGCGAGGCCAAGCTGTGCTTCCCGCAGGGCCAGCCGCTGCTGGAGGCCAAGCCCCGCATCTGGTCCCTGGCGCACACCGCCACCTCCCTCAACCAAGCCGAGTACCCCTCCTGCATGCTGAAGCGGCCGGGGGGCTCGGCTGCCGCCGCCGTCTCCGCCCCAGTCAATGTCATGGACCGGCACCAGGATTCGCCGGTCACCAACCTCAGGAACTGGGTGGACGGGGTGTTTCACGACCCGCTGTTCAGGCACAGTACTTTGAACCAAGCCTTGAGCAACACCACGGTGTCCTGGGCCACCACCAAAGGAGCCATTCTGGAAACGGGCGCCTTGGGACGCTCGGTGGGCAATGGCGCCAACGTGCTCAAGGGGCAGCTGGCCAACCTGGCCCACCAGGACTCAAGCAAGGAGTTTCTCGCCTTTCCCAAAGCAGGgagcaaaatgttttgctcCTAA